From Virgibacillus ihumii, the proteins below share one genomic window:
- a CDS encoding M23 family metallopeptidase has protein sequence MMVCFLFLALIFQVQQVHAKEKDLYDERMALYKKTQAVTQLPWYYIAAIDQYERNSKKSDDEEQLVSISIPSEIWFGIGNSSRIKAESFIQFFQGRGKDGNGDHKANPNNPEDVLYTMANIIMEYGPAKDEVKIALWNYYHRDLTVQTIMNTAKVFRKFGKIKLEDRDFPVATEYNYSYNSTWGDRRGFGGLRIHEGTDIFADYGTPVKSTTYGVIEMMGWNLYGGWRIGIRDINNIYHYYGHMSGYSDDIEVGQVVKPGDVLGKVGSTGYGPPGTSGKFPPHLHYGMYKDNGYSEFSFDPYPYLRKWERMAKD, from the coding sequence ATGATGGTGTGCTTCTTGTTTTTAGCACTTATTTTCCAAGTGCAGCAAGTTCATGCAAAAGAAAAAGATTTGTACGATGAACGTATGGCTCTTTATAAAAAAACCCAGGCAGTAACACAACTGCCATGGTATTATATTGCCGCAATCGACCAGTATGAACGTAACAGTAAAAAAAGCGATGATGAAGAACAGCTTGTATCGATATCCATACCGTCTGAGATCTGGTTTGGCATTGGAAACAGTTCACGAATCAAGGCAGAGAGCTTTATTCAGTTTTTTCAAGGACGAGGCAAGGATGGTAACGGGGACCATAAAGCAAATCCAAATAATCCCGAAGATGTGCTCTATACAATGGCAAACATAATTATGGAGTATGGTCCGGCAAAGGATGAGGTGAAAATTGCGCTTTGGAATTATTATCATCGTGATCTGACTGTCCAGACAATCATGAATACAGCAAAGGTTTTCCGTAAATTTGGGAAAATTAAACTGGAGGATCGGGATTTCCCTGTTGCCACCGAATATAATTACAGCTACAACAGCACATGGGGAGACCGCCGCGGTTTTGGGGGACTACGGATTCATGAAGGCACCGATATTTTTGCCGATTACGGAACGCCGGTTAAATCAACCACTTACGGCGTGATTGAGATGATGGGCTGGAATCTGTATGGAGGCTGGCGTATTGGCATCCGTGATATTAATAATATTTATCACTATTACGGGCATATGAGCGGGTACAGTGATGATATTGAAGTCGGGCAGGTTGTTAAACCTGGCGATGTACTTGGAAAGGTCGGTTCCACCGGCTACGGCCCTCCCGGAACTTCCGGAAAATTCCCGCCGCACCTGCATTACGGCATGTACAAAGATAACGGATACAGCGAATTTTCATTTGATCCATATCCTTATTTGAGGAAATGGGAGCGAATGGCGAAAGATTGA
- a CDS encoding methionine/alanine import family NSS transporter small subunit yields the protein MSASAIVVMVLGMVIIWGGLAASITNAVKKSK from the coding sequence ATGAGTGCTTCAGCTATCGTTGTTATGGTCCTTGGTATGGTAATCATTTGGGGAGGACTGGCAGCAAGTATTACAAACGCAGTTAAAAAATCAAAATAA
- a CDS encoding sodium-dependent transporter — translation MENRSQWGSRAGFVLAAAGSAVGLGNIWRFPAVAYENGGGAFFIPYLIALLTAGIPILIMEFTMGHKYRGSAPLTYNRMGGKKVEWIGWWAVLVAFVISTYYSVIIAWAISYSIFSINLSWGDDTETFLFNDYLNLADPGQVGGFVPGVLIPLIIVWIVVLGILFKGVKKGIEIANRIFIPALVIIFLIIVIRAVTLPGAVQGLNAFFEPNFSQIWDPSVWVAAYGQIFFSMSIAFAIMITYSSYLPRKTDLTNNAFIVGFGNSSFELLCGIGVFGVLGFMASQQGVAVDEVVAGGVGLAFVVFPAIINEFPALNELFGFLFFISLVLAGLTSLMSITETYVAGLVDKFKISRNKAVLFGGGTAAIISLLFATRGGLNFLDAADYFINQFGVAMLGLVEVILIAWFLRKLGTFKEHANEISDIRIRAWWNVSLTFITPIVLGYTMFQLFRDNLLKLFDTPTGNYGGYSDAFILYGGWFVAGGALVIGILLALSKWKSSGKANKKKTGEAN, via the coding sequence ATGGAAAATCGTTCACAATGGGGTTCGAGAGCAGGTTTTGTTTTGGCTGCAGCCGGTTCTGCGGTAGGTCTGGGGAATATATGGCGTTTTCCTGCAGTAGCGTATGAAAATGGTGGCGGGGCATTTTTTATCCCGTACCTGATAGCGTTATTAACAGCCGGTATTCCAATTTTGATAATGGAATTTACCATGGGGCACAAATATCGTGGTTCCGCACCGCTGACGTACAATCGGATGGGCGGCAAGAAAGTGGAATGGATTGGCTGGTGGGCTGTATTAGTCGCCTTTGTCATTTCAACGTATTATTCGGTTATTATTGCCTGGGCAATATCGTATTCCATATTTTCCATCAATCTGAGCTGGGGAGATGATACCGAAACATTTTTATTCAATGATTATTTAAATCTTGCAGATCCCGGTCAAGTTGGAGGATTTGTTCCAGGAGTATTAATTCCACTGATCATAGTTTGGATAGTTGTTCTTGGAATCTTATTTAAAGGTGTTAAAAAAGGTATTGAAATCGCTAACAGAATTTTTATACCTGCATTAGTAATTATCTTTCTTATTATTGTTATCAGGGCGGTTACATTGCCTGGCGCGGTACAAGGGCTGAATGCATTTTTTGAACCCAACTTCAGCCAAATCTGGGATCCAAGCGTCTGGGTTGCCGCATATGGGCAAATTTTCTTCAGTATGTCAATTGCATTCGCAATCATGATCACATATTCCAGTTATTTACCGAGAAAAACGGATCTAACAAACAATGCATTTATTGTCGGGTTCGGTAACTCAAGTTTCGAATTGCTTTGCGGTATCGGCGTATTTGGAGTATTGGGATTCATGGCATCACAACAGGGGGTTGCCGTCGATGAAGTTGTTGCAGGTGGTGTCGGACTGGCATTTGTAGTATTTCCGGCCATCATTAACGAATTCCCTGCATTAAATGAACTGTTTGGATTTTTGTTTTTCATTTCACTGGTGCTTGCCGGTTTAACATCATTAATGTCGATTACCGAAACATATGTGGCTGGTTTGGTTGACAAATTTAAAATTTCACGCAACAAAGCTGTACTGTTCGGTGGTGGGACAGCGGCAATTATCTCCTTGCTTTTTGCAACACGGGGTGGACTGAACTTCCTTGATGCGGCTGATTATTTTATTAATCAGTTTGGCGTGGCAATGCTCGGTCTGGTTGAGGTAATCCTGATTGCATGGTTCTTGCGTAAACTGGGAACGTTTAAAGAACATGCAAATGAAATATCAGATATACGAATTCGCGCATGGTGGAACGTCAGCTTAACCTTCATTACCCCGATAGTTTTGGGCTACACCATGTTCCAGCTGTTCCGGGATAACTTGTTGAAACTCTTTGATACACCGACAGGAAATTATGGTGGTTATTCTGATGCCTTTATCTTATATGGGGGTTGGTTTGTCGCAGGCGGTGCGCTTGTGATAGGTATTCTGCTTGCGCTTTCCAAATGGAAGTCATCGGGAAAAGCTAACAAAAAGAAAACTGGGGAGGCTAACTAA
- a CDS encoding Na+/H+ antiporter NhaC family protein — MEGTFYSIIPALLMLVLVLLTKRVLLSLGAGIVVGALFIHDFAIIYSLTEIWNVFYGIFVTSGQLNIGNFQLLGFLLLLGMLTAFLTASGGSRAFGDWMIKRVKTRTSAQVMTGVLGLIIFIDDYFNSLAVGQIARPLTDRHKISRAKLAYFIDSTSAPVTVISPVSSWGAYIIGIIGGLLAANEITDLQPLETFIKMIPMNFYALAALLLVFMVAYFRMDIGPMRKHEERAVEEGLLLNPDSEQVPGDLGDAFDPHSNGKIYHLLVPIGVLIVATVAAMVVTGMMTSGTEITLLSIFANTNVNLSLFIGGLASVLSALVFHWLQTKPKPGLWKISIEGIKTMMPAIYILLLAWMIGSIMGTLETGEYLSRIVNDASISPSLLPFLFFTIAGIMALATGTSWGTFGIMLPIAAEVASITDMTMLLPSLAAVLAGSVFGDHCTPISDTTILSSTGAGSNHIDHVLTQLPYAIIAAISAAVGYLVIGFTGLVSIALLASLIIIIAAGLFIHFMETTKQ; from the coding sequence CATTATTTATTCATTGACGGAAATATGGAATGTTTTTTATGGGATATTTGTTACAAGCGGCCAGTTGAATATCGGAAATTTTCAGCTGCTGGGATTCCTACTGTTACTCGGTATGTTGACTGCTTTTTTGACCGCATCCGGCGGGAGCAGGGCTTTTGGTGATTGGATGATTAAACGGGTGAAAACACGAACCAGTGCACAGGTGATGACGGGCGTTTTAGGATTAATTATATTTATCGATGATTATTTCAACAGTCTCGCTGTCGGGCAAATTGCACGGCCGCTGACAGACCGGCACAAAATATCACGGGCCAAGCTTGCGTACTTTATTGATTCCACTTCAGCACCGGTAACCGTTATTTCTCCCGTTTCCAGCTGGGGTGCCTATATTATCGGGATTATCGGCGGTTTACTTGCCGCAAATGAAATCACGGATCTTCAGCCATTGGAAACTTTTATTAAGATGATTCCAATGAATTTTTACGCACTTGCCGCATTGCTGCTAGTATTTATGGTTGCGTATTTTCGCATGGATATTGGTCCGATGCGAAAACACGAGGAACGGGCCGTTGAAGAAGGGTTGCTGCTTAATCCGGATTCGGAACAAGTGCCGGGTGACCTGGGCGATGCATTCGATCCGCACAGCAATGGAAAAATATACCATTTGCTTGTTCCTATTGGTGTTTTAATTGTTGCGACTGTTGCTGCAATGGTTGTTACCGGCATGATGACGAGTGGTACAGAAATTACGTTATTATCCATTTTTGCCAATACTAATGTAAATCTTTCGTTGTTTATTGGCGGACTTGCTTCCGTTCTGTCTGCGCTGGTATTCCATTGGCTGCAGACAAAACCGAAACCGGGACTTTGGAAAATAAGCATTGAAGGAATTAAGACAATGATGCCGGCAATCTACATTCTATTACTGGCGTGGATGATCGGATCAATTATGGGGACGTTGGAGACTGGTGAATATTTATCACGTATTGTTAATGATGCATCCATCAGCCCGTCTCTGCTTCCATTTTTATTTTTTACCATTGCAGGCATAATGGCATTGGCAACTGGAACATCCTGGGGGACATTTGGCATTATGCTTCCGATAGCGGCAGAGGTTGCCTCGATAACCGATATGACCATGCTGCTGCCGTCACTAGCGGCGGTATTGGCCGGATCTGTATTCGGTGACCATTGTACACCGATTTCTGATACGACAATCCTGTCATCAACTGGTGCAGGATCGAATCATATTGACCATGTGCTCACACAGCTGCCGTATGCAATTATTGCAGCCATTTCCGCAGCTGTCGGCTATCTCGTAATTGGTTTTACCGGTTTGGTGTCAATTGCTCTGCTTGCTTCATTAATTATTATTATTGCAGCAGGTCTATTTATCCATTTTATGGAAACAACAAAACAGTAG